Proteins encoded in a region of the Microbacterium neungamense genome:
- a CDS encoding spermidine/putrescine ABC transporter substrate-binding protein — translation MERSLDTQVGQAMEAWLRWVPRWAPATHRGRVAPCRRCLGSPILSAAGIGANVPHAVQHGLSTRIKAIVDHAVAEYTARNLPMLQAELDQQAERNRARSYRPAEGLDPEFEGMPLDPDPVPGAPFLFTVAGLADESAPDLPPLPPLSEEAKAALRQEVALADEYANMIGREICGILLRHRLRVQAAISQYVEPQIEALLAELSEALDSPFDPDTP, via the coding sequence GTGGAGAGGTCGCTGGACACTCAGGTCGGTCAGGCCATGGAGGCGTGGCTGCGCTGGGTACCGCGCTGGGCCCCGGCGACGCACCGCGGCCGGGTCGCCCCCTGCCGGCGCTGTCTGGGCTCGCCGATCCTGTCCGCGGCCGGCATCGGCGCGAACGTCCCGCACGCCGTGCAGCACGGACTCTCCACCCGCATCAAGGCGATCGTGGACCACGCCGTCGCCGAGTACACGGCACGCAACCTGCCGATGCTCCAGGCCGAGCTCGACCAGCAGGCCGAGCGCAACCGGGCCCGGAGCTACCGGCCGGCGGAGGGCCTGGATCCCGAGTTCGAGGGGATGCCGCTGGATCCCGATCCGGTCCCGGGGGCGCCGTTCCTGTTCACCGTCGCCGGGCTCGCCGACGAGTCCGCACCAGATCTGCCGCCCCTGCCCCCGCTGAGCGAGGAGGCGAAGGCGGCGCTGCGGCAGGAGGTCGCGCTGGCCGACGAGTACGCGAACATGATCGGCCGGGAGATCTGCGGCATCCTGCTGCGTCACCGGCTGCGCGTGCAGGCCGCCATCTCGCAGTACGTGGAACCGCAGATCGAAGCTCTGCTCGCGGAGCTCAGCGAAGCGCTGGACTCGCCCTTCGACCCGGACACCCCCTGA
- a CDS encoding ABC transporter, producing MSDPEVPKNERHDDVDHVVDSANEGLAEAEAARAEVPGPDAQVAPVDPDLAAFEAAEREHPGTFSAAEQRDADAAADRAVQDADRRDLEADRRDLDAERHDVDAERRDVEAERRDVEAERDAVAAAETAEPETTRHTYHADPEHPTVADTAYGAGAATSAETRVVPAEPLVAPAPQPIFVQAPEPPRELGNRGTAAGIGLLATLCFALLYLGTILGLGALEGDVTGENIADAALAPLTTWSFWVPVVVFFLAFWLLGVFINRGRWGLWVIFGLFVAAAAYGGHLLGQLFQAGFWRIGPAASAELVNEQLLAPLAIAAFVFARELTVWFGAWVARRGARKKELNAEAQREYERTLEAGPTLAR from the coding sequence ATGAGCGACCCCGAGGTCCCGAAGAACGAGCGACACGACGACGTCGACCACGTCGTCGACAGCGCCAACGAGGGGCTGGCCGAAGCGGAGGCGGCCCGCGCCGAGGTCCCCGGACCCGACGCCCAGGTCGCCCCGGTGGACCCCGACCTCGCCGCGTTCGAGGCGGCGGAGCGCGAGCACCCCGGCACGTTCAGCGCCGCCGAGCAGCGCGACGCGGATGCCGCGGCCGACCGTGCCGTGCAGGACGCCGACCGTCGCGACCTGGAAGCCGACCGCCGCGACCTCGACGCCGAGCGCCACGATGTGGACGCCGAGCGCCGCGACGTCGAGGCCGAGCGCCGCGATGTGGAGGCGGAGCGCGACGCCGTCGCGGCCGCCGAGACCGCCGAGCCCGAGACCACCCGGCACACCTACCACGCCGACCCGGAGCACCCCACCGTCGCCGACACCGCGTACGGTGCGGGCGCGGCGACATCCGCGGAGACCCGCGTCGTGCCCGCCGAGCCGCTCGTCGCCCCGGCGCCGCAGCCGATCTTCGTGCAGGCCCCCGAGCCGCCGCGCGAGCTGGGCAACCGGGGCACCGCCGCCGGCATCGGCCTGCTCGCGACGCTGTGCTTCGCCCTGCTCTACCTCGGCACGATCCTCGGACTCGGTGCGCTGGAGGGCGACGTCACCGGCGAGAACATCGCCGACGCCGCGCTCGCGCCGCTGACCACCTGGTCGTTCTGGGTGCCGGTCGTCGTGTTCTTCCTCGCCTTCTGGCTGCTCGGGGTGTTCATCAACCGCGGCCGCTGGGGGCTGTGGGTGATCTTCGGACTGTTCGTCGCCGCGGCCGCCTACGGCGGGCACCTGCTCGGCCAGCTGTTCCAGGCCGGGTTCTGGCGGATCGGGCCGGCCGCATCGGCCGAGCTGGTGAACGAGCAGCTGCTGGCTCCGCTCGCGATCGCCGCCTTCGTGTTCGCGCGCGAGCTGACCGTCTGGTTCGGCGCCTGGGTCGCCCGCCGCGGCGCCCGCAAGAAGGAGCTGAACGCCGAGGCGCAGCGCGAGTACGAGCGCACGCTGGAGGCCGGGCCCACTCTGGCCCGGTGA
- a CDS encoding glycoside hydrolase family 13 protein: MTVLLPHHDGSPLYVSDDAPALGDVVTVRLRVPAGYGPLRAVRTRSNPDHEPEWTDARRLGETDGWEWWEAPITVRNPRHGYRFVLQHEDGTVEWLNQTGLHRLETLDAEDFALVANEAPPAWMHESVMYQVFPDRFARSAQADEHPVPDWAIPASWDTPVDPVMPGRAHQFYGGDLPGIVEHLDHLVELGVNLLYLTPIFPAASNHRYDASSFDSVDPLLGGDEAYVRLIEEAHARGIRVIGDLTSNHSGDRHEWFRAAYGNPGAPEESFYYFTDEGNTAYECWLGTPSLPKFDWSSEELRRRFITGEDSVVAKWLKPPYNADGWRVDVANMTGRLGAVDLNDEVRRLLRETVRRINPDAILLGESTNDATSDLQGDGWHGAMTYPSFTRPVWAWLSEPTGAPYRNAEGEELTEPWFFGMRTGGIPRYTARDVVASITRFTGGIPWRVRLGNMQPLDTHDTARFATNAAPGTIPVAVGLSMTLPGLPVVFAGDEFGLTGVDGETSRTPIPWGTESQPDVAERLALYRELVGLRRAHPALGTGGLRWLHVDDDAMVFVRESAEESVLVLATRGRVDAELAPGALPGAAEAEALFGEATLAVASDGAVALAAEGPAFAAWRLPGVRVPAAGTDADAGAEAGTRTDAGAGADAGTRTDAAAFTDAGGARP; encoded by the coding sequence CACGAGCCCGAGTGGACGGATGCCCGTCGCCTCGGCGAGACCGACGGCTGGGAGTGGTGGGAGGCGCCGATCACCGTGCGCAACCCGCGGCACGGCTACCGCTTCGTGCTGCAGCACGAGGACGGCACAGTGGAGTGGCTGAACCAGACCGGCCTGCACCGGCTGGAGACCCTGGACGCCGAGGACTTCGCCCTGGTCGCGAACGAGGCGCCGCCGGCCTGGATGCACGAGTCGGTGATGTACCAGGTGTTCCCCGACCGCTTCGCCCGCTCCGCCCAGGCCGACGAGCACCCGGTGCCGGACTGGGCCATCCCGGCCTCCTGGGACACCCCGGTCGACCCGGTGATGCCGGGCCGCGCCCACCAGTTCTACGGCGGCGACCTGCCCGGGATCGTCGAGCACCTCGACCACCTCGTGGAGCTCGGCGTCAACCTGCTCTACCTCACCCCGATCTTCCCCGCCGCCTCCAACCACCGCTACGACGCGTCCAGCTTCGACAGCGTCGACCCGCTGCTCGGCGGCGACGAGGCCTACGTCCGGCTCATCGAGGAGGCGCACGCGCGCGGCATCCGCGTCATCGGCGATCTCACCAGCAACCACTCCGGCGACCGGCACGAGTGGTTCCGCGCCGCCTACGGCAACCCCGGCGCCCCGGAGGAGTCCTTCTACTACTTCACCGACGAGGGCAACACGGCGTACGAGTGCTGGCTGGGTACGCCGAGCCTGCCGAAGTTCGACTGGTCCAGCGAGGAGCTGCGCCGCCGCTTCATCACCGGCGAGGACTCGGTCGTCGCGAAATGGCTGAAGCCGCCGTACAACGCCGACGGCTGGCGGGTGGACGTGGCGAACATGACCGGCCGGCTCGGCGCGGTCGACCTGAACGACGAGGTGCGCCGGCTGCTGCGCGAGACGGTGCGTCGGATCAACCCCGACGCCATCCTGCTCGGCGAGTCCACGAACGACGCGACCAGCGACCTGCAGGGCGACGGCTGGCACGGCGCGATGACCTACCCGTCCTTCACCCGGCCGGTGTGGGCGTGGCTGAGCGAGCCCACCGGTGCGCCGTACCGGAACGCCGAGGGCGAGGAGCTCACGGAGCCGTGGTTCTTCGGCATGCGCACCGGCGGCATCCCGCGGTACACCGCCCGCGACGTGGTCGCATCGATCACGCGCTTCACCGGCGGCATCCCGTGGCGGGTGCGGCTGGGGAACATGCAGCCGCTGGACACCCACGACACCGCCCGCTTCGCCACCAACGCGGCACCCGGCACGATCCCGGTCGCGGTCGGGCTGTCGATGACGCTGCCCGGGCTGCCGGTGGTGTTCGCCGGGGACGAGTTCGGGCTGACCGGGGTGGACGGCGAGACCAGCCGCACGCCGATCCCGTGGGGCACCGAGTCGCAGCCCGATGTGGCCGAGCGGCTCGCGCTGTACCGCGAGCTCGTGGGGCTGCGTCGTGCGCACCCGGCGCTCGGGACCGGCGGTCTGCGGTGGCTGCACGTCGACGACGACGCCATGGTGTTCGTGCGCGAGTCGGCCGAGGAGTCGGTGCTCGTGCTCGCCACCCGCGGGCGCGTGGACGCCGAGCTCGCCCCGGGCGCGCTGCCCGGGGCGGCGGAGGCGGAGGCGCTGTTCGGCGAGGCGACGCTGGCCGTCGCATCCGACGGCGCCGTCGCGCTCGCCGCCGAGGGGCCCGCGTTCGCCGCGTGGCGCCTGCCCGGCGTGCGCGTCCCCGCCGCAGGGACGGATGCCGACGCGGGCGCGGAAGCCGGCACGCGCACGGATGCCGGCGCGGGCGCGGATGCGGGCACGCGCACGGATGCTGCCGCGTTCACGGATGCCGGGGGAGCGCGGCCATGA
- the rpsL gene encoding 30S ribosomal protein S12 encodes MPTIQQLVRKGRTPKVSKTKAPALKSNPQQAGVCTRVYTTTPKKPNSAMRKVARVKLRNGTEVTAYIPGEGHNLQEHSLVLVRGGRVKDLPGVRYKIVRGALDTQAVKNRKQARSRYGAKKG; translated from the coding sequence GTGCCAACCATTCAGCAGTTGGTTCGCAAGGGCCGTACGCCTAAGGTCTCGAAGACCAAGGCTCCGGCGCTGAAGTCGAACCCGCAGCAGGCCGGCGTGTGCACCCGTGTGTACACCACCACCCCGAAGAAGCCGAACTCGGCGATGCGCAAGGTCGCCCGTGTGAAGCTCCGCAACGGCACCGAGGTCACTGCCTACATCCCGGGCGAGGGCCACAACCTGCAGGAGCACTCGCTCGTGCTCGTCCGCGGCGGTCGTGTGAAGGACCTCCCCGGTGTCCGCTACAAGATCGTCCGCGGTGCGCTCGACACCCAGGCCGTCAAGAACCGTAAGCAGGCTCGTTCCCGCTACGGCGCGAAGAAGGGTTGA
- the fusA gene encoding elongation factor G, whose translation MAQEVLTDLSKVRNIGIMAHIDAGKTTTTERILFYTGVNHKLGETHDGASTTDWMEQEKERGITITSAAVTCFWNKNQINIIDTPGHVDFTVEVERSLRVLDGAVAVFDGKEGVEPQSETVWRQADKYNVPRICFVNKMDKLGADFYYTVDTIVNRLGAKPLVLQLPIGAENDFVGVVDLIEMRALVWPGDAKGDVTMGAQYEIQDIPADLKDKAEEYRQQLLETVAESDEELLEKFFGGEELTVAEIKGAIRKLVIASEIYPVLCGSAFKNRGVQPMLDAVIDYLPSPLDIPAIEAHDPKDEEKIIERHPDAKDPFAALAFKVAVHPFFGRLTYVRVYSGELESGAQVVNSTKGKKERIGKIFQMHANKENPVDKLTAGNIYAVIGLKDTTTGDTLADINQPVVLESMTFPEPVIEVAIEPKTKADQEKLGLAIQKLAEEDPTFRTELNPETGQTTIKGMGELHLDILVDRMKREFKVEANVGKPQVAYRETIRKAVEKHDYTHKKQTGGSGQFAKIQFTIEPLEVTADKTYEFVNEVTGGRVPREYIPSVDAGFQDAMNVGVLAGYPMVGVKATLVDGAAHDVDSSEMAFKIAGSMGFKEAARRANPVLLEPLMAVEVRTPEEYMGDVIGDLNSRRGQIQSMEDAQGVKVVRALVPLSEMFGYIGDLRSKTSGRAVYSMEFDSYAEVPKAVADEIVQKAKGE comes from the coding sequence GTGGCACAAGAAGTGCTCACCGACCTGAGCAAGGTCCGCAACATCGGCATCATGGCCCACATCGATGCCGGCAAGACCACCACCACCGAGCGCATCCTGTTCTACACGGGTGTCAACCACAAGCTTGGCGAGACGCACGACGGCGCCTCGACGACCGACTGGATGGAGCAGGAGAAGGAGCGCGGCATCACCATCACCTCCGCCGCGGTGACCTGCTTCTGGAACAAGAACCAGATCAACATCATCGACACCCCCGGTCACGTGGACTTCACGGTCGAGGTGGAGCGCTCGCTCCGCGTGCTCGACGGTGCGGTCGCCGTCTTCGACGGCAAGGAGGGCGTGGAGCCCCAGTCCGAGACCGTGTGGCGTCAGGCCGACAAGTACAACGTCCCGCGCATCTGCTTCGTCAACAAGATGGACAAGCTGGGCGCCGACTTCTACTACACGGTCGACACCATCGTGAACCGCCTGGGCGCGAAGCCGCTCGTGCTGCAGCTGCCGATCGGCGCCGAGAACGACTTCGTCGGCGTCGTCGACCTGATCGAGATGCGCGCCCTGGTGTGGCCGGGCGACGCCAAGGGCGACGTGACCATGGGCGCCCAGTACGAGATCCAGGACATCCCGGCCGACCTGAAGGACAAGGCCGAGGAGTACCGTCAGCAGCTGCTGGAGACGGTCGCCGAGTCGGACGAGGAGCTTCTGGAGAAGTTCTTCGGCGGCGAGGAGCTCACCGTCGCCGAGATCAAGGGCGCGATCCGCAAGCTCGTGATCGCCTCCGAGATCTACCCGGTGCTGTGCGGCTCCGCGTTCAAGAACCGCGGTGTGCAGCCGATGCTGGACGCGGTCATCGACTACCTGCCGTCGCCGCTGGACATCCCCGCCATCGAGGCCCACGACCCGAAGGACGAGGAGAAGATCATCGAGCGTCACCCCGACGCGAAGGACCCCTTCGCGGCGCTGGCGTTCAAGGTGGCCGTCCACCCGTTCTTCGGTCGTCTGACCTACGTGCGCGTCTACTCGGGCGAGCTCGAGTCGGGCGCTCAGGTCGTCAACTCGACCAAGGGCAAGAAGGAGCGCATCGGGAAGATCTTCCAGATGCACGCCAACAAGGAGAACCCGGTCGACAAGCTCACCGCGGGCAACATCTACGCCGTGATCGGCCTGAAGGACACCACCACCGGTGACACCCTCGCCGACATCAACCAGCCGGTCGTGCTGGAGTCGATGACCTTCCCGGAGCCGGTGATCGAGGTCGCCATCGAGCCGAAGACCAAGGCCGACCAGGAGAAGCTGGGTCTGGCGATCCAGAAGCTCGCCGAGGAGGACCCGACCTTCCGCACCGAGCTCAACCCGGAGACCGGTCAGACGACCATCAAGGGCATGGGCGAGCTGCACCTCGACATCCTCGTGGACCGCATGAAGCGCGAGTTCAAGGTCGAGGCGAACGTCGGCAAGCCGCAGGTGGCGTACCGCGAGACGATCCGCAAGGCCGTCGAGAAGCACGACTACACCCACAAGAAGCAGACCGGTGGCTCGGGTCAGTTCGCGAAGATCCAGTTCACCATCGAGCCGCTCGAGGTGACCGCGGACAAGACCTACGAGTTCGTCAACGAGGTGACCGGTGGCCGTGTGCCGCGCGAGTACATCCCGTCGGTGGACGCGGGCTTCCAGGACGCGATGAACGTCGGCGTGCTGGCCGGCTACCCGATGGTGGGCGTCAAGGCGACCCTCGTCGACGGTGCCGCGCACGACGTCGACTCCTCGGAGATGGCGTTCAAGATCGCGGGCTCGATGGGCTTCAAGGAGGCCGCCCGCCGTGCGAACCCGGTGCTCCTCGAGCCGCTGATGGCGGTCGAGGTGCGTACGCCGGAGGAGTACATGGGCGACGTCATCGGCGACCTGAACTCGCGTCGCGGCCAGATCCAGTCCATGGAGGACGCCCAGGGCGTCAAGGTCGTGCGCGCTCTGGTGCCGCTGTCGGAGATGTTCGGCTACATCGGCGACCTGCGCTCGAAGACCTCGGGCCGCGCGGTCTACTCGATGGAGTTCGACAGCTACGCGGAGGTCCCGAAGGCCGTGGCCGACGAGATCGTCCAGAAGGCCAAGGGCGAGTAA
- a CDS encoding S1 family peptidase, which translates to MKTSVKKALRLLPASLVAATTAGALLAGPAAAAEEDTAPTEGSAYASFAEDVITSDEAVNGIGRNAEGEIVVSAEVDRLQAATQAWLDSFGNVVLADREPATAHATSDVVGGAGYAVIDRATGQGSLCSFGFSAWTPDGDPAIISAGHCGTAGETVERTRPSQDDAATYPAPPTFSPGLLDGGTILGTFAFSQFGGPGGTSGANNDPASTDISAIDVTAAGFTLKPFVTDWTTEAGDDLSASGTPVTAVGTAQPGDQILRSGRTTGQHTGEVLETGWYEVNDTNGTGHWVKGFLTTALSDHGDSGGAFLRGTTAVGVLSGGGTDPQIGDFSIATDLLSGLERTGGYTIMLDVAEPTVTSHQAGSTAHPGDSVSGTGPAGHTLLVTLNGITTPVPIDAAGLWSFPVPVIEGLVEYVLQVSDGGYNRSEPVPFGLTVEEAPIAAPVITAPETDAVLPAGEVTITGTGQPGAAIALSGDVTGTTEVGADGSWSLTVAAPYGPVAYTVTQTAGDDVQTAQSTFTVLPPAPAIIGPADGSSTTDAPNAISGTGVPGAVVEVFLDGEAAGTAIVGADGTWSLALEPAPAVGEHTVSAEQTVNSATGPAAASRFTVAPAPAPQPPTGPQPPTGPQPPVGPPPAGQQPPAPPFGDLATTGADPDSLLGLSIGGATLILLAGALHMASRRRERA; encoded by the coding sequence GTGAAGACATCCGTGAAGAAGGCGCTCCGCCTGCTCCCCGCATCCCTCGTCGCCGCGACCACCGCCGGCGCCCTGCTCGCCGGGCCGGCAGCGGCCGCGGAGGAGGACACCGCGCCGACCGAAGGCAGCGCCTACGCCTCCTTCGCCGAAGACGTCATCACCAGCGACGAGGCCGTGAACGGCATCGGACGCAACGCCGAGGGCGAGATCGTCGTCTCCGCCGAGGTCGACCGGCTGCAGGCCGCGACGCAGGCCTGGCTGGACTCCTTCGGGAACGTCGTCCTCGCCGACCGCGAACCCGCGACGGCGCACGCCACGAGCGACGTCGTCGGCGGCGCCGGCTACGCCGTGATCGACCGCGCCACCGGGCAGGGCTCGCTCTGCTCCTTCGGCTTCTCGGCCTGGACCCCCGACGGCGACCCCGCGATCATCAGCGCGGGGCACTGCGGCACGGCCGGCGAGACGGTGGAGCGCACCCGTCCCAGCCAGGACGACGCCGCGACCTACCCGGCCCCGCCCACCTTCTCGCCCGGCCTGCTCGACGGCGGCACCATTCTCGGCACCTTCGCGTTCTCGCAGTTCGGCGGCCCCGGCGGCACGTCCGGTGCGAACAACGACCCGGCCAGCACCGACATCTCGGCGATCGACGTGACCGCCGCCGGATTCACGCTGAAGCCGTTCGTGACCGACTGGACCACCGAGGCCGGCGACGACCTGTCCGCCTCCGGCACCCCGGTCACCGCCGTCGGCACCGCACAGCCGGGCGACCAGATCCTGCGCAGCGGCCGCACCACGGGACAGCACACCGGCGAGGTGCTCGAGACCGGGTGGTACGAGGTCAACGACACCAATGGCACCGGCCACTGGGTCAAGGGCTTCCTGACCACGGCGCTGTCGGACCACGGGGACTCCGGCGGCGCGTTCCTGCGCGGCACGACCGCGGTCGGAGTGCTCTCCGGGGGCGGCACGGATCCCCAGATCGGCGACTTCTCCATCGCGACCGACCTGCTCAGCGGCCTCGAGCGGACCGGCGGGTACACGATCATGCTCGACGTCGCCGAGCCGACCGTCACCTCCCACCAGGCCGGATCCACGGCCCACCCGGGCGACAGCGTGAGCGGCACCGGCCCCGCGGGGCACACCCTGCTGGTCACCCTGAACGGCATCACTACGCCGGTCCCGATCGATGCGGCCGGGCTGTGGAGCTTCCCGGTTCCGGTGATCGAGGGGCTCGTCGAGTACGTGCTGCAGGTGTCCGACGGCGGGTACAACCGCTCCGAGCCGGTGCCGTTCGGCCTCACCGTCGAGGAGGCGCCGATCGCCGCTCCCGTGATCACCGCACCCGAGACGGATGCCGTGCTCCCCGCGGGCGAGGTCACCATCACCGGCACCGGCCAGCCCGGCGCTGCGATCGCCCTCTCCGGCGACGTCACCGGGACGACCGAGGTGGGCGCCGACGGCTCCTGGTCCCTGACGGTCGCGGCACCCTACGGCCCGGTCGCCTACACCGTCACGCAGACCGCGGGCGACGACGTGCAGACCGCGCAGAGCACGTTCACCGTGCTGCCGCCGGCCCCGGCCATCATCGGCCCGGCGGACGGCTCGTCGACCACGGATGCCCCGAACGCGATCTCCGGGACCGGCGTCCCCGGCGCGGTGGTGGAGGTCTTCCTCGACGGCGAGGCCGCCGGCACGGCCATCGTCGGCGCGGACGGCACCTGGTCGCTCGCCCTGGAGCCGGCCCCGGCCGTCGGCGAGCACACGGTCTCCGCCGAGCAGACGGTGAACAGCGCGACCGGCCCGGCCGCCGCCAGCCGCTTCACCGTGGCGCCGGCTCCCGCGCCGCAGCCGCCGACCGGTCCGCAGCCGCCGACCGGCCCGCAGCCGCCCGTCGGCCCGCCGCCGGCCGGGCAGCAGCCGCCGGCGCCGCCGTTCGGCGACCTCGCCACCACCGGCGCCGACCCGGACTCCCTGCTGGGCCTGAGCATCGGCGGGGCGACCCTGATCCTGCTCGCCGGCGCGCTGCACATGGCGTCCCGGCGGCGCGAGCGCGCCTGA
- the rpsG gene encoding 30S ribosomal protein S7, producing MPRKGPAPKRPVVNDPVYGAPIVTSLVNKILVDGKKSLAESIVYGALRGVEAKSGQDAVATLKKALDNVRPTLEVRSRRVGGSTYQVPVEVKPHRANTLALRWLVSYAKGRREKTMTERLQNEILDASNGLGAAVKRREDTHKMAESNRAFAHYRW from the coding sequence ATGCCTCGTAAGGGTCCCGCCCCGAAGCGCCCGGTCGTCAACGACCCCGTCTACGGCGCGCCGATCGTCACCTCGCTCGTGAACAAGATCCTCGTCGACGGCAAGAAGTCGCTCGCCGAGTCGATCGTCTACGGCGCCCTCCGCGGCGTCGAGGCCAAGAGCGGCCAGGACGCCGTCGCCACGCTCAAGAAGGCGCTCGACAACGTGCGCCCCACCCTCGAGGTCCGCAGCCGCCGCGTCGGCGGCTCGACCTACCAGGTTCCGGTCGAGGTCAAGCCGCACCGCGCGAACACGCTCGCTCTGCGCTGGCTCGTCAGCTACGCGAAGGGCCGTCGTGAGAAGACGATGACCGAGCGCCTGCAGAACGAGATCCTCGACGCCTCGAACGGCCTGGGTGCCGCGGTCAAGCGCCGCGAGGACACCCACAAGATGGCCGAGTCGAACCGCGCCTTCGCCCACTACCGCTGGTAA